The Solibacillus sp. FSL W7-1436 genome window below encodes:
- the nhaC gene encoding Na+/H+ antiporter NhaC has product MNAKQHVKPHFIEALILTLFIIALISYSIMKLGSVPHIPIFIAIIVLFMYGVLRKVPYRIMEQSMIASVSASIGAVYIFLLIGVLISSWLISGTIPTLLYIGLSIISASFFYAVVFIITSIIGTAIGSSLTTVATIGVAMLGVSSSIDASLAITAGAIVSGAFFGDKMSPLSDTTNLAASVAGVDLFTHIKNMMYTTIPAFIISLIVYAWISPSSQNMDTELLTSFKETLLTTNLIHWYAVVPLLVLIVCTIFKLPSLATLAISAISGIVLSYFHSSIPLNELFGILYNGYSMETGVEAIDSLLSRGGMNSMLFTIILIVLSLSMGGLLFTLGIIQTLLQALQNQLKSVGSVITGTAFTAIGINVTIGEQYLSLLLTGEAFKEKFKALQLHPKNLARTIEDAGTVINPLVPWSVCGLFIASTLNVPVIDYLPFAFFCLLSPVITILFGWLNITITKIHNN; this is encoded by the coding sequence ATGAATGCAAAACAACATGTAAAACCACATTTTATTGAGGCTCTCATTTTAACTTTATTTATTATTGCACTCATTTCTTACAGCATTATGAAACTCGGCAGTGTACCGCATATTCCGATTTTTATAGCCATTATTGTTCTATTCATGTATGGTGTACTGCGAAAAGTACCTTACCGCATCATGGAACAGAGTATGATCGCTTCTGTTTCAGCAAGTATCGGTGCTGTTTATATTTTTCTGCTAATCGGTGTATTAATTAGCAGCTGGTTAATAAGCGGTACAATTCCTACATTACTGTATATAGGTCTTTCCATTATATCTGCAAGCTTTTTTTATGCGGTTGTCTTCATTATTACAAGCATTATCGGTACAGCGATCGGCAGTTCGCTCACTACCGTTGCAACAATCGGTGTAGCGATGCTGGGGGTTTCGAGTTCTATAGATGCTTCACTTGCGATTACAGCAGGTGCAATTGTTTCCGGAGCATTTTTCGGAGATAAAATGTCCCCATTGTCCGATACGACAAACTTGGCTGCGAGTGTTGCCGGCGTCGACTTGTTTACTCATATTAAAAATATGATGTACACGACAATACCCGCATTTATTATTTCGCTCATTGTCTATGCATGGATTTCTCCAAGCAGCCAGAATATGGACACGGAACTTCTTACAAGCTTTAAAGAAACATTGCTGACAACAAATTTAATTCATTGGTATGCGGTTGTTCCGCTTCTCGTTCTGATTGTCTGCACGATTTTTAAATTGCCGAGTCTTGCTACACTGGCAATCAGTGCGATTTCCGGCATCGTGCTATCATATTTCCACAGTTCGATTCCACTGAACGAACTGTTTGGAATTTTGTATAACGGTTATTCAATGGAGACAGGAGTCGAAGCAATCGATTCATTACTGTCACGTGGCGGAATGAACAGTATGCTGTTTACGATTATTTTAATTGTACTTTCCCTGTCTATGGGTGGATTGCTCTTTACACTTGGCATTATCCAAACATTATTACAGGCCCTCCAAAACCAGTTGAAATCGGTCGGTTCGGTTATTACAGGAACTGCGTTTACCGCAATCGGTATTAACGTAACAATCGGTGAACAGTATTTATCGCTGTTATTAACAGGTGAAGCGTTTAAAGAAAAATTCAAAGCACTGCAGCTACATCCGAAAAATTTGGCCCGTACGATCGAGGATGCTGGTACTGTCATTAACCCGCTCGTACCTTGGAGTGTGTGCGGTCTGTTCATTGCTTCGACATTGAATGTGCCTGTCATTGACTATTTACCATTCGCTTTCTTTTGTCTGTTAAGTCCGGTCATCACAATTTTATTTGGCTGGTTGAATATTACGATTACGAAAATCCACAATAATTAA
- a CDS encoding phosphoribosylaminoimidazolesuccinocarboxamide synthase, with translation MELVYTGKTKDVFKLENELYLLKFKDDVTGENGVFDPGANTVGLTIDGAGLAGLKLTSFFYSKLNELNVPTHYVEANFDEATMTVKPATVFGKGLEVICRFKAVGSFLRRYGAYATEGQNLDSFVEVTIKDDERLDPPISEDALAMLGILTHEEYAILKQRTIEISKFVAAELEKKGLTLYDIKLEFGRDAKTGEILLIDEISGGNMRAYQGDTYIEPLQLEKIMLAE, from the coding sequence ATGGAATTAGTGTATACAGGTAAAACAAAAGATGTATTTAAACTTGAAAACGAACTATATCTACTGAAATTCAAAGATGATGTAACGGGAGAAAACGGTGTTTTTGATCCCGGTGCAAATACAGTCGGTTTAACAATTGATGGTGCTGGCCTTGCCGGATTAAAACTAACTTCTTTCTTTTACTCTAAATTAAACGAATTAAATGTACCGACACATTATGTTGAGGCAAATTTTGATGAAGCGACAATGACGGTTAAACCGGCCACTGTTTTCGGTAAAGGTTTGGAAGTTATTTGCCGTTTTAAAGCAGTCGGTTCTTTTTTAAGACGCTACGGTGCATATGCAACAGAAGGTCAGAATTTGGATTCATTCGTAGAAGTGACGATTAAGGATGATGAACGCCTAGATCCTCCTATTTCAGAAGATGCTCTTGCAATGCTTGGTATTTTAACTCATGAAGAATATGCAATTTTAAAACAGCGCACAATCGAAATTTCAAAGTTTGTTGCAGCTGAATTAGAGAAAAAAGGATTAACGCTTTATGATATTAAACTGGAATTTGGCCGTGATGCAAAAACGGGCGAAATTTTACTGATTGATGAAATCTCAGGCGGTAATATGCGTGCATATCAAGGCGATACATATATCGAACCATTACAATTAGAAAAGATTATGCTTGCTGAATAA
- a CDS encoding universal stress protein translates to MLKTYNNIVVAIDFSEKAKIAFERGMNVARLTDATLNLVSVIDTHSFGSVEAYDLKYAKALKEKTLDQLKEYKVIAEQAGVKKVQVVVEEGSPKAVLTSLTDADLIIIGATGLNRAERFLLGSVSENVVRSANCDVLVVR, encoded by the coding sequence ATGCTAAAAACATATAATAATATTGTTGTAGCAATAGACTTTTCGGAAAAAGCAAAAATTGCATTTGAGCGCGGTATGAACGTTGCTCGATTGACGGATGCGACATTGAATTTAGTGAGTGTAATCGATACACATTCATTTGGCTCTGTGGAAGCATATGATTTGAAGTATGCAAAGGCTCTGAAGGAAAAAACTCTTGATCAGTTAAAGGAATACAAAGTAATTGCGGAACAGGCCGGCGTTAAAAAAGTACAAGTAGTGGTTGAAGAAGGCTCGCCAAAAGCGGTATTGACAAGTTTGACAGATGCCGATTTGATTATTATCGGAGCTACCGGCTTAAACCGTGCCGAACGTTTCTTATTAGGATCAGTTTCGGAAAATGTAGTACGCAGCGCCAATTGCGATGTACTCGTAGTACGTTAA